The Aspergillus luchuensis IFO 4308 DNA, chromosome 7, nearly complete sequence genome has a segment encoding these proteins:
- a CDS encoding uncharacterized protein (COG:S;~EggNog:ENOG410PI25;~InterPro:IPR021369;~PFAM:PF11204;~TransMembrane:4 (i343-371o377-398i499-525o531-554i)) produces MDPIEPVNGSPDPHEGQPPSATPSPGPTSYPRQRAASLRSRRPSIRLQRLPSFEQATLSTPRSQPSQQNGDTSRTPGVALSPLPSIPAASTEDESWQGNRRRSNSEPRPGRWSTPNPAALARVTTGGQMRPVQEEASSPIVSSTSNQRMPEDVPPLPEIPRRGSRTPMRWASGVGGNRFTRNRASTVGGSAPAQTHEVDDEYRSHIVDVLDVIDPEVSALSTLTNVQNSLFIPNLGPLLNRNQTYTLSPPSPMRELESTSDEERADEIKEPEVRPSVEHTLTSVIGEGEEPRFAVLPEGSNLAGWSPEEIEELNDHVRHMLHSRRSKFKRSMKGFRKYVSKPLGFLVTLYATLITLFGLAWVLFLIGWINVGGRQSYIINVIDNVLVALFAIMGDGLAPFRAIDTYHMIFVARYTFLTWKIRRKRHLPDLKNKNDLPSRRETDVDVELGDTPKGEEYEFTVLDPVRQLKLIHHQNKLSKSHTFYKPHETFTHYAFPMRLLIAIVVLLDCHSLFQIALGTCTWAISYHVRPFALTTVILCCSICCNITGGVLIMIGDRMTRKKDVVERLFRQQLTEEAMKKIRKKKRKEEERRNAENSGVSRSHSISSQRKLSLSQPREDEYES; encoded by the exons ATGGACCCCATCGAGCCCGTCAACGGCTCGCCCGATCCCCACGAAGGCCAGCCACCGTCGGCCACGCCCTCCCCCGGACCGACGTCATACCCCCGACAACGTGCGGCCTCGCTGCGTTCTCGCCGCCCGTCCATTCGCCTCCAACGCCTGCCTTCGTTTGAACAGGCGACTTTGTCCACCCCCCGGTCACAGCCATCGCAACAAAATGGCGATACCAGCAGAACTCCAGGAGTCGCTCtgtcccctcttccttccatcccagCAGCTTCCACCGAAGACGAGTCATGGCAGGGCAACCGTCGTCGCAGCAACTCGGAGCCTCGACCTGGGCGATGGTCTACACCCAACCCGGCTGCTTTGGCACGGGTGACCACGGGCGGCCAGATGCGCCCGGTGCAAGAGGAGGCGTCGAGCCCGATCGTTTCCTCCACATCAAACCAACGAATGCCGGAGGATGTCCCTCCGCTACCAGAGATACCGAGACGGGGGAGTCGAACCCCCATGCGATGGGCAAGTGGAGTGGGTGGAAACCGGTTCACGCGCAATCGCGCGTCGACGGTCGGTGGAAGTGCACCGGCTCAAACCCATGAGGTGGACGACGAATATCGGTCCCATATTGTGGATGTTCTGGACGTCATCG ATCCGGAAGTGTCGGCCTTATCTACCCTCACGAATGTTCAGAATTCCTTGTTCATTCCTAATCTAGGCCCTCTATTGAATCGCAACCAGACTTATACGCTCTCACCGCCATCGCCTATGAGAGAACTGGAATCGACAAGTGATGAGGAACGAGCGGATGAGATAAAGGAGCCTGAAGTTCGTCCATCCGTGGAGCATACTCTTACGTCTGTTATCGGCGAGGGGGAGGAGCCTCGGTTTGCTGTGCTGCCTGAGGGCAGCAACCTTGCGGGCTGGAGCCcggaagaaatcgaagagCTTAATGACCATGTCCGGCACATGCTGCATTCTCGACGATCAAAGTTTAAGCGTTCGATGAAGGGTTTTAGAAAATATGTCTCAAAGC CTCTTGGATTTCTGGTTACCCTGTATGCCACACTCATCACACTTTTTGGTCTTGCCTGGGTACTCTTCCTCATTG GCTGGATCAACGTCGGAGGCAGGCAGTCCTATATTATTAACGTCATCGATAATGTCCTCGTGGCCCTCTTCGCAATCATGGGTGACGGGCTGGCCCCGTTTCGAGCTATCGACACCTACCACATGATCTTCGTAGCTCGCTACACGTTCCTGACATGGAAGATCCGGCGCAAACGACACCTCCCCGAtctcaagaacaagaacgaCCTTCCATCTCGACGAGAAACAGACGTCGACGTCGAACTTGGCGACACCCCGAAAGGCGAAGAATACGAGTTCACCGTCCTCGATCCCGTCCGACAACTCAagctcatccaccatcaaaACAAGCTCTCCAAATCCCACACCTTCTACAAACCCCATGAAACCTTTACCCACTATGCATTTCCCATGCGCctcctcatcgccatcgtcgtTCTTCTCGACTGCCACTCCCTATTCCAAATCGCCTTAGGCACCTGCACCTGGGCCATCAGCTACCACGTCCGCCCCTTCGCCCTAACCACCGTCATCCTCTGCTGCTCTATCTGCTGTAACATCACCGGCGGTGTCCTCATCATGATCGGCGACCGCATGACTCGCAAGAAAGACGTCGTCGAGCGCCTCTTCCGTCAGCAATTAACCGAAGAagcaatgaagaagatccgaaagaagaagcggaaagaagaagaaagacgcAACGCCGAGAATAGTGGCGTGTCACGTTCCCATTCTATCTCTTCCCAGCGGAAGCTGTCACTTTCACAGCCGAGAGAAGACGAGTATGAATCAtaa
- a CDS encoding RTA1 domain-containing protein (COG:S;~EggNog:ENOG410PVS1;~InterPro:IPR007568;~PFAM:PF04479;~TransMembrane:7 (o20-40i47-66o78-102i114-135o155-178i190-212o232-250i);~go_component: GO:0016021 - integral component of membrane [Evidence IEA]), translating into MAKLEPFSGDYYLWEYVPSMAASIIFLLLLFFAPTVFHVWKAWKTHARFCIPFIIGGVFEVIGYGFRAACTNATANLVLYILQSVLILLGPVLYAASVYMVLARLIRSVGAEKYSLVRISWVTKTFVAGDIISFMVQGQGSGLMASDGLENIAKAIVICGLMIQILVFGFFIITSMVFRKRMKRAPTSDVPYIHHLYPLYAVSWLIMIRSIFRVLEFATGQKGYFLSNEWPLYVFDAVPMVSVMIIWGYWHPGTIGQNPARTRILSMESYRTTA; encoded by the exons ATGGCGAAACTCGAGCCCTTCAGCGGCGACTACTATCTCTGGGAATATGTCCCTTCTATGGCTGCCTCAATcattttcctcctcctcctcttcttcgctcCCACCGTCTTCCATGTCTGGAAAGCCTGGAAAACGCACGCACGATTCTGCATTCCCTTTATCATTGGTGGTGTCT TTGAAGTAATCGGCTATGGCTTCCGCGCCGCCTGCACCAACGCGACTGCCAACCTCGTCCTCTACATCCTCCAGAGCGTCCTTATTCTCCTAGGCCCCGTTCTCTATGCTGCAAGCGTCTACATGGTTCTCGCACGTTTAATTCGCAGCGTTGGTGCTGAAAAGTACTCCTTAGTCCGCATCAGCTGGGTTACGAAGACTTTCGTCGCGGGTGACATTATCTCGTTTATGGTCCAGGGCCAAGGCTCAGGGTTAATGGCTTCGGACGGATTGGAGAATATAGCAAAGGCGATTGTGATCTGCGGACTTATGATCCAGATCTTGGTGTTCGGGTTCTTTATCATCACTTCCATGGTCttcaggaagaggatgaagcgcGCGCCGACGAGTGATGTGCCTTACATTCATCACCTGTATCCGCTGTACGCGGTTAGCTGGCTGATAATGATCCGCTCAATCTTCCGGGTTCTCGAGTTTGCGACGGGGCAGAAGGGGTACTTTTTGTCAAACGAATGGCCGCTTTACGTGTTTGATGCTGTGCCGATGGTGAGCGTCATGATTATATGGGGATATTGGCATCCCGGCACAATCGGGCAGAACCCTGCGAGAACGCGTATTTTGAGTATGGAGAGTTATCGGACTACAGCGTAG
- a CDS encoding Zn(II)2Cys6 transcription factor domain-containing protein (COG:S;~EggNog:ENOG410PWZR;~InterPro:IPR036864,IPR001138;~PFAM:PF00172;~go_function: GO:0000981 - DNA-binding transcription factor activity, RNA polymerase II-specific [Evidence IEA];~go_function: GO:0008270 - zinc ion binding [Evidence IEA];~go_process: GO:0006355 - regulation of transcription, DNA-templated [Evidence IEA]), with product MARRPHTKSRNGCLECKRRHVKCDERQPICSNCTTAGLVCDYGTRLLSATRRTPLLGARAHSLPTTPAPGGTPLESPAGYQPVNMLHVELFHNLHTQIRNILDPNRSIAWLADDVAYLVTAPYLVNELLAFSALHLSTTRPDRRDFYRYHAAQLQTQALSIYKESSPQVTQETCIPLFVFAVSLGIHTLCDTLIYREGHFAHFLDRFVHFFRLYYGVRAIVDESWHMIQDTPLASSFDIGKDLYRFNGHLGPSCQTLLSLINRANLGEELTDIYRQAIESLQSCLKVIEDRTQLHVGINAVTTWPILIRIEFAELIEQRRPEAMVILAYYACTLHQFRDIWLFGDSGAFIIREVTAYLGPEWDEWMAWPNQMLRSSPST from the exons ATGGCTCGAAGACCCCATACGAAATCTCGAAACGGGTGTCTCGAGTGTAAGCGGCGCCATGTCAAG TGCGATGAGAGGCAGCCCATTTGCTCTAATTGCACCACCGCTGGGCTGGTATGCGACTACGGGACTCGCTTGCTGAGTGCCACCAGGCGGACCCCCCTACTGGGAGCTAGAGCTCATTCACTGCCAACGACTCCTGCTCCTGGTGGTACCCCCCTGGAAAGCCCTGCAGGTTATCAACCCGTCAACATGCTCCATGTCGAACTGTTCCATAACTTGCACACGCAAATACGCAACATCCTCGACCCAAATAGGTCTATAGCCTGGCTAGCGGATGATGTGGCTTACTTAGTTACGGCGCCATATCTTGTTAACGAGTTGCTCGCATTCAGTGCACTGCACTTAAGTACTACGCGGCCGGATCGGCGAGACTTTTATCGCTATCATGCAGCCCAACTGCAAACCCAGgcattatctatctataaagAATCATCTCCTCAAGTAACACAAGAGACCTGCATCCCTTTGTTCGTCTTTGCCGTCAGCTTGGGTATCCACACACTCTGCGACACACTTATCTACCGCGAAGGTCATTTTGCTCATTTTCTCGATCGCTTCGTTCATTTTTTCCGCCTTTACTACGGCGTCCGCGCTATAGTTGATGAATCATGGCACATGATCCAGGACACGCCTCTTGCCTCATCCTTCGATATAGGCAAGGACCTGTACAGATTCAATGGTCACCTCGGGCCCAGCTGCCAGACCTTGCTGAGCCTGATTAACCGCGCGAATCTTGGTGAAGAACTCACAGATATCTATAGACAGGCGATTGAGTCACTACAGTCGTGCCTAAAGGTGATAGAGGACCGGACCCAGTTGCATGTCGGAATTAATGCTGTGACGACATGGCCGATCTTGATAAGGATAGAGTTCGCGGAGTTAATCGAGCAGAGACGGCCGGAGGCGATGGTCATTCTTGCATATTATGCGTGTACGTTGCATCAATTCAGGGATATCTGGCTTTTTGGGGACTCGGGGGCGTTTATCATTCGAGAGGTTACGGCATACTTAGGCCCGGAatgggatgaatggatggccTGGCCGAATCAGATGTTGAGATCGTCACCATCTACCTAA
- a CDS encoding GRAM and VASt domain-containing protein (COG:S;~EggNog:ENOG410QDV2;~InterPro:IPR031968,IPR011993,IPR040147,IPR004182;~PFAM:PF02893,PF16016;~TransMembrane:1 (o1104-1123i)) — MEANPIPEPPPVPETDIPSISKVNRTKTTPVDLETMGSSSRSNGRSSIDSTSDRPKSQAGEADSAKAGSSGFSKLLAARRKKKKDKNQKQSDESSTQLETESSKDVQESRSTESRDGLSTTSSVGHENLSPPDHDTVNLLTDDSEPDRTPPLTSHNSHAGFYTSSSPLIRTTSVDETEEDGKGDAEATAPESQQETERPPSQHGSSLNVPSDRGKKRGISPGRRFKNAFGSNPDKKASNRDRAESTSSSKSSRRGSLSAKRAQTVAEPPPPLPAPIRTDLKEDKPLPSLEIPAPRTPPHTAIPHPQTTVTPPTPNTEFPRLFTSPDVTRSPDSIHSKDSPAGIIVSPSGNMISHRRVRSASAASHKPSKLSNSISAIGPTIEETKASAKSPGPMQTGFFSSVFSAAQNAASTLSSSLNSQSKGRNVAQGGLNESENQPSAEGAPGPSQPINKAEEKKPLAVDTLGSGDLDFSHLDIAIPPGGSVSTPDGVVITKPDLPLEKRKVSRRDEEAARLEDSRAARAVTMAYEKPSETSLVPSTDDGLDLQSSASFTKEGAGDQTPPSGSILDGEIGHTRPYRSGSVRSRLARRRHRGSSAATTSTLGAIGASAIALGTPAANASMPRLTGFAVASKKRNRDFHQLFRSVPEDDYLIEDYSCALQREIILAGRIYISEGHICFSSNILGWVTTLVISFDEVVAIEKESTAMVFPNAIAIQTLHARHTFRSLLSRESTYDLMVNIWKINHPSLKSSANGTRVTDGTGDKTEKAGESDDESEEEDEIYDEDEEGDNADSLFEAAGASVNGSDKSLPTKPVSRKASGALANANGAGQAGANSSGDGKGSKSGSSADGDTDFPGPPTHPPTEYTDPAGQYDKVVKDDVIPAPLGKVYSYVFGAQSGAFMTKFLVENQKSGELQFETGNKGLTNDSRTRNYSYIKPLNGSIGPKQTKCISTETLDFLDLEKAVLVTLGTQTPDVPSGNVFLTKTKYLFTWAPNNQTRFLMTCTIEWSGKSWLKGPIEKGAIDGQTAFGNDLVAALKAAVVPRGRTGGGKSKGKGRRKKSEVAQEAAAAAAKAAEEERAQQANSWGVLEPLHGVLGPVVDTVKPLLSGNVAMVLVGILLFLLFFRRPSQPSVVSHDIGCPGYSLPQRLAAYEEMWRREESELWSWLEDRVGMDGLAIPTVSRSTGSRTQQYSRKVQSERALASKVNEEKMSDLEMDHAIRTTRERLDTLEKILLDRRSQPAADQAVVHSEL, encoded by the exons GCTcgacggaagaagaagaaggataagaacCAGAAGCAGTCCGATGAATCGTCCACCCAGCTGGAGACGGAGAGTAGCAAGGATGTCCAGGAGAGTCGTTCGACAGAGTCGCGCGACGGCCTttccaccacctcatcagTCGGCCACGAGAACCTGAGCCCCCCGGACCATGACACTGTCAACTTGCTGACGGACGACTCCGAACCTGACAG AACACCCCCTCTTACATCTCACAACTCCCATGCTGGCTTTtacacctcatcctcccccctcatAAGGACCACATCGGTAGACGAgacggaagaagatggtaaAGGTGACGCGGAAGCTACCGCTCCCGAGTCGCAACAGGAGACGGAGCGACCGCCTAGCCAACATGGCTCTTCATTAAACGTGCCATCGGACCGCGGGAAGAAACGAGGCATCTCGCCCGGACGTCGCTTCAAGAACGCCTTCGGCTCCAACCCGGATAAGAAAGCCTCTAACCGCGATCGAGCAGAATCTACTTCTAGCTCCAAAAGCAGTAGAAGAGGCAGCTTATCAGCGAAGAGAGCTCAGACTGTTGCTGAACCGCCCCCGCCTTTGCCAGCTCCCATTCGCACTGATCTCAAGGAAGACAAgcctctcccttctctaGAAATTCCCGCTCCGAGAACACCCCCGCATACCGCCATTCCGCACCCGCAGACCACCGTAACTCCTCCCACCCCGAATACCGAATTTCCTAGGCTTTTCACCTCGCCAGACGTAACTAGGTCGCCTGATTCTATCCACTCGAAAGATTCACCAGCCGGTATCATTGTCAGCCCTTCGGGGAATATGATCTCCCACCGGCGTGTGCGGTCCGCCTCTGCTGCGAGCCACAAGCCCAGCAAGCTGTCCAACTCCATATCCGCGATAGGACCGACGATTGAAGAGACCAAAGCGAGCGCAAAATCACCGGGTCCCATGCAAACCGGGTTCTTCTCATCCGTCTTCTCTGCCGCACAGAACGCAGCCTCGACTCTGAGCAGTAGTCTTAACTCTCAGTCAAAGGGTCGCAATGTTGCACAAGGAGGGTTGAATGAATCCGAGAATCAGCCTTCTGCTGAGGGAGCGCCTggccccagccagcccatcaataaagcagaagagaaaaagccaTTGGCCGTCGATACTCTGGGATCTGGCGATCTGGACTTTAGCCATCTGGATATCGCCATACCCCCCGGTGGTTCTGTCTCCACACCGGACGGCGTTGTGATCACCAAACCAGACTTGCCCTTGGAGAAGCGCAAAGTATCGCGAcgtgatgaagaagcagccagGCTTGAGGATAGTCGTGCAGCCCGGGCAGTCACAATGGCCTACGAAAAGCCCTCGGAGACGTCGTTGGTCCCTTCGACAGATGACGGTCTCGACCTACAGTCCAGTGCTTCTTTTACGAAGGAGGGCGCTGGCGACCAAACTCCACCAAGTGGCAGTATACTCGATGGTGAGATTGGTCATACTCGGCCCTATCGAAGCGGTAGCGTGCGAAGCCGGCTTGCCCGGCGCCGGCACCGTGGGTCTTCAGCAGCAACTACATCGACACTTGGTGCAATTGGCGCCAGTGCTATTGCCTTGGGTACACCGGCTGCCAATGCCAGCATGCCCCGCCTGACTGGCTTTGCTGTTGCCAGCAAAAAGCGAAACAGGGACTTCCATCAACTGTTCCGCAGTGTGCCCGAGGACGATTACCTGATCGAGGACTACAGCTGTGCCTTGCAACGAGAGATCATCCTAGCTGGTCGAATTTACATTTCAGAAGGTCACATCTGCTTTTCCAGTAATATTCTGGGCTGGGTGACCACCCTTGTAATCAGTTTTGACGAAGTGGTGGCGATAGAAAAGGAGTCCACTGCGATGGTGTTCCCGAATGCTATAGCTATCCAGACGCTACATGCTCGGCATACGTTCCGCAGTCTTCTTAGTCGAGAGTCTACCTATGATCTCATGGTCAACATTTGGAAAATCAACCACCCTTCTCTCAAGAGCTCTGCCAATGGAACCAGGGTCACGGATGGCACAGGAGATAAGACTGAGAAGGCCGGTGAAAGCGATGATgagagcgaggaagaagacgagatttacgatgaggacgaagaaggcgacAATGCTGATAGCCTCTTCGAAGCTGCCGGCGCCAGCGTGAATGGGAGTGACAAGTCCTTACCTACCAAGCCTGTTAGCCGCAAGGCTTCGGGCGCTCTTGCCAATGCCAATGGGGCTGGACAGGCCGGAGCCAACTCCAGCGGTGATGGAAAAGGCAGCAAGTCGGGCTCATCCGCTGATGGTGACACTGACTTCCCTGGCCCGCCAACCCACCCTCCCACCGAGTATACTGACCCTGCAGGTCAATACGATAAGGTGGTAAAGGATGATGTGATCCCAGCGCCTCTCGGAAAGGTCTACTCCTACGTGTTTGGAGCGCAATCTGGTGCTTTCATGACGAAGTTCCTTGTCGAAAATCAAAAATCGGGAGAGCTTCAATTTGAAACTGGAAACAAGGGTCTCACCAACGACAGCCGCACACGAAATTATTCGTATATCAAGCCGTTGAACGGATCCATTGGTCCCAAGCAGACAAAGTGTATCAGTACTGAAACGCTGGATTTCCTTGACTTGGAAAAGGCCGTGCTTGTTACCCTCGGCACCCAGACACCCGATGTCCCCAGCGGTAATGTCTTCTTGACAAAGACCAAGTACCTCTTCACATGGGCGCCGAACAATCAGACACGATTTCTCATGACGTGTACCATCGAGTGGTCAGGAAAGAGTTGGCTCAAGG GTCCCATTGAAAAGGGTGCGATTGACGGACAGACTGCGTTTGGAAATGACTTGGTTGCTGCCCTCAAAGCTGCTGTTGTTCCTCGTGGCCGCACGGGTGGCGGTAAAAGCAAGGGTAAGGGACGACGCAAGAAGAGCGAGGTCGCTcaggaggcggcggcggctgctgccaaagcagcggaggaggaacgaGCACAGCAGGCGAATTCCTGGGGAGTTTTGGAGCCGCTCCATGGAGTGCTTGGACCTGTTGTGGACACGGTCAAGCCTCTTTTGAGCGGAAACGTCGCCATGGTGTTAGTCGGcattctgcttttcttgctcttcttccgacgCCCGTCTCAACCATCCGTAGTATCCCACGACATCGGATGCCCTGGTTACTCATTACCCCAACGTCTGGCCGCCTATGAGGAAATGTGGCGCCGGGAAGAAAGCGAGCTCTGGAGCTGGCTAGAAGACAGGGTTGGGATGGACGGATTAGCCATACCCACCGTCAGTCGGTCGACGGGCTCTCGGACACAGCAGTACTCTCGCAAAGTCCAGAGCGAACGTGCGCTGGCCAGCAAAGTCAACGAAGAAAAAATGTCCGACCTCGAGATGGACCATGCTATTCGCACTACGCGTGAAAGGCTCGATActctggagaagatcctccTCGACCGACGATCCCAGCCTGCAGCGGACCAAGCAGTCGTCCACAGCGAGCTGTAA